From Roseibium alexandrii DFL-11, the proteins below share one genomic window:
- a CDS encoding flavin reductase, translating to MATSTGIDPAAQSLTLDSQTFREAMSRIATAVHIVTTDGDAGRAGGTVSAACSVSDDPASILICLNRQSRLHTAVLKNRCFCLNTLSDDHQEMSDVFAGRESADMSGRFTHGSWTNLATGCPALDTARLSIDCEIFSVSEVGTHSIVVGTVTDLRMTDPGKSLIYVRRGYKSLDT from the coding sequence ATGGCGACTTCAACCGGGATAGATCCCGCCGCCCAAAGCCTGACACTCGACAGCCAGACGTTTCGCGAAGCGATGAGCCGCATCGCCACTGCTGTTCATATCGTCACAACCGACGGTGACGCCGGCAGGGCGGGCGGAACAGTGTCAGCCGCTTGTTCGGTCAGCGATGACCCTGCCAGCATCCTGATTTGCCTCAACCGGCAATCCCGCCTTCACACTGCCGTCCTGAAAAACCGCTGCTTCTGCCTCAACACCCTCTCAGATGATCATCAAGAAATGTCTGATGTATTTGCCGGCCGCGAAAGCGCGGATATGAGCGGACGATTTACGCATGGCTCCTGGACAAACCTGGCGACCGGTTGCCCTGCCCTCGACACGGCACGGCTCAGCATCGATTGCGAAATTTTTTCCGTGTCCGAAGTCGGCACACACTCGATTGTCGTTGGCACCGTCACAGATTTGCGTATGACGGATCCCGGAAAGTCTTTGATCTATGTGCGCAGGGGTTACAAAAGTCTCGACACCTGA
- a CDS encoding branched-chain amino acid ABC transporter substrate-binding protein — protein MKIIHGLAGMMAITLFSWPLSAAAEIHIAVAGPMKGQFEDLGQQIRAGAEQAVVDINMAGGVLGEPLVLDIVDDGCDETQAKAVANQLIGREVSMVVGHVCFSASIPASEIYSNAGIVQISPATTLTKFTDERPGPGIYRLAPRDDEQPRVLGQYLADEFAGQDIALLHDKTAYGKGLTDAVRIVLNQNGVTETLYEGFDAGLNDYRILVSRLALEGAEVVFIGGYHPEAGLIKLEMQRLGVEAVLVGGDTLMTQAFWDVAGEAGEGTTFSYPLDPRSLQTVAKVIAALESREEIAERYALAAYAAVEAWAEAVEAAGAPDFAAVTKVMDEQAFPTILGDISFDDNGDSSVPQFVIYEWKSAKPVQR, from the coding sequence ATGAAGATTATCCATGGCTTGGCGGGCATGATGGCAATAACCCTCTTCAGCTGGCCGTTAAGCGCTGCTGCCGAGATCCATATCGCGGTGGCCGGCCCCATGAAAGGCCAGTTTGAGGACTTGGGTCAGCAAATCAGGGCTGGGGCCGAACAAGCGGTCGTCGATATCAATATGGCAGGCGGTGTTCTGGGCGAACCCCTGGTGCTGGACATCGTCGATGATGGCTGTGACGAAACCCAGGCCAAAGCGGTTGCCAACCAGTTGATCGGCCGCGAAGTGTCGATGGTGGTGGGGCACGTTTGTTTCAGCGCGTCCATACCGGCAAGTGAGATCTACTCAAACGCCGGGATTGTGCAGATCTCTCCGGCCACAACGCTGACGAAATTCACTGACGAGCGGCCCGGACCCGGCATCTACCGTTTGGCGCCACGAGATGATGAACAGCCACGTGTTCTCGGGCAATACCTTGCAGATGAATTTGCTGGACAAGACATCGCACTGCTTCATGATAAGACCGCCTATGGCAAAGGGCTGACCGATGCTGTGCGGATTGTTCTCAACCAAAATGGCGTCACCGAAACGCTCTATGAGGGATTTGACGCGGGCCTGAATGATTACCGCATTCTCGTCTCTCGTTTGGCTTTGGAAGGCGCCGAGGTCGTTTTCATTGGCGGTTATCATCCTGAAGCAGGTTTGATCAAACTGGAGATGCAGAGGCTTGGGGTCGAAGCTGTTCTGGTTGGGGGCGATACCCTGATGACGCAAGCCTTCTGGGACGTTGCGGGCGAGGCAGGTGAGGGCACAACTTTCTCTTACCCGCTAGATCCTCGCAGCCTGCAAACGGTCGCCAAGGTCATTGCGGCATTGGAAAGCCGCGAAGAAATTGCTGAGCGCTATGCGCTTGCCGCTTATGCTGCGGTCGAAGCCTGGGCCGAAGCGGTAGAAGCGGCCGGCGCACCAGACTTTGCGGCGGTGACAAAAGTAATGGATGAACAGGCTTTCCCGACAATCCTGGGCGACATCAGCTTTGATGACAATGGCGACAGCAGCGTTCCGCAGTTTGTCATCTATGAATGGAAGTCCGCCAAACCGGTCCAGCGCTAA
- a CDS encoding YceI family protein: protein MTGNTARHMCRSQSWWKRFLASVNLSFLVGLSLLVMSTADSRADILSGRYILPPQAVDTQFSVRVLGGQPVKGRFGTVKGEMVLNAQRPESSRVRVTVDLRSVETNNDRVTGFLKSSAMFNVSEFPTAEFESYSVRLIGETTAQVEGFLTLRGTRQRTSLEVELRPAGNSQNIAVEANGGFFRSLYGMDAGLPIYADKVRLQIKGTGKRS, encoded by the coding sequence ATGACAGGAAACACTGCGCGGCACATGTGCCGCTCACAGTCTTGGTGGAAACGTTTTCTTGCGTCGGTCAATCTCAGTTTTCTGGTTGGGCTTTCCCTTCTTGTCATGAGCACCGCTGACAGCCGGGCAGATATCTTGTCGGGCCGTTACATCCTGCCACCCCAAGCCGTGGATACTCAGTTCTCCGTCAGGGTATTGGGTGGCCAACCTGTCAAAGGCCGGTTTGGTACGGTCAAAGGCGAAATGGTTTTAAACGCGCAACGGCCGGAATCCAGCCGTGTTCGCGTCACTGTCGACCTCCGAAGTGTTGAGACCAATAATGACCGGGTCACGGGTTTCCTAAAAAGCTCTGCAATGTTCAATGTGTCGGAGTTTCCGACAGCAGAGTTCGAGAGTTATTCAGTGCGTTTGATTGGCGAGACAACTGCACAGGTTGAAGGGTTTCTTACCCTACGAGGAACCCGGCAACGCACCTCTTTGGAGGTCGAGCTTCGACCGGCCGGAAACAGTCAGAACATCGCCGTTGAGGCCAATGGCGGTTTTTTCCGGAGCCTTTACGGCATGGACGCGGGGCTACCGATTTATGCCGACAAAGTGCGCTTGCAGATTAAGGGCACCGGGAAGAGAAGTTAG
- a CDS encoding L,D-transpeptidase encodes MRIISLLFAFAVFVAAALTLEKAQAAEVVGFSGHQFRPGTIVIKNSERRLYLVLNGRQAIRYKVAVGKRQKSWTGQAQITAKYIKPDWSPSPEVRRDFPHLPTVIRGGAPNNPMGVAAMTLSNGNYAIHGTNRPGSIGRAVSYGCIRMANHDIQDLFRRVQVRTPVIALP; translated from the coding sequence ATGCGTATCATTTCTTTGCTATTCGCCTTTGCTGTGTTCGTTGCAGCCGCTTTGACTTTAGAAAAAGCGCAAGCTGCAGAAGTGGTTGGTTTTTCCGGCCATCAATTTCGGCCGGGCACAATTGTGATCAAGAACTCCGAACGGCGGCTTTATTTGGTGCTGAACGGACGCCAGGCGATCCGTTACAAAGTGGCCGTCGGAAAACGTCAGAAGTCCTGGACAGGGCAGGCGCAGATCACGGCGAAATACATCAAGCCGGACTGGTCACCGTCGCCGGAAGTGCGCCGGGACTTCCCGCATCTTCCTACCGTGATCCGCGGAGGTGCTCCAAACAACCCGATGGGCGTCGCTGCCATGACCCTGTCAAACGGCAACTACGCAATTCATGGCACCAACCGTCCTGGCTCGATCGGGCGTGCGGTCTCCTATGGCTGTATCCGGATGGCCAATCACGATATCCAGGATTTGTTCCGCCGTGTGCAGGTCCGCACGCCGGTGATAGCGTTGCCGTGA
- a CDS encoding CidA/LrgA family protein has product MLFYLTVILACQLIGELITVASGLPIPGPVIGMVLLLAGLLIKGGIPDELATVGDAFLTNLSLLFVPAGVGVMLHITLIGEEGLAITLALIGSTLATIAVTAVVMRLLSRTADAADSEAE; this is encoded by the coding sequence ATGCTTTTTTATCTGACTGTCATTTTGGCGTGTCAGCTCATTGGTGAGCTGATCACGGTCGCGAGCGGACTGCCGATCCCAGGTCCGGTGATCGGTATGGTTCTGTTGCTGGCAGGCTTGCTGATCAAGGGCGGTATCCCGGATGAACTAGCAACGGTCGGCGATGCGTTTTTGACCAACCTCTCCCTTTTGTTCGTTCCTGCCGGCGTCGGCGTCATGCTGCATATTACTCTGATCGGTGAAGAAGGGCTTGCCATAACCCTGGCACTGATCGGCAGCACGCTTGCAACAATTGCTGTCACAGCGGTGGTGATGCGCCTTTTGTCGCGGACTGCGGATGCTGCTGACAGCGAGGCCGAATAA
- a CDS encoding LrgB family protein produces MEGELREIWVYLSASPLLALTLTLVAYQVGFWIYRRAGFNPLLNPVLIAVVLLVSLLLVTDTQYSVYFEGAQFVHFMLGPATVALALPLYRQLERVRRSSIAILASLLAGSLTAAISAVGIAALFGASKETLVSLAPKSVTAPVAMGISEQLGGLPSLTAVLVILTGITGAALGPLLLNLMGVKDMAARGLAIGTASHGIGTARALQVSELAGAFSGLAMGLNALATATLLPLVWKLFF; encoded by the coding sequence ATGGAGGGCGAACTTCGGGAAATCTGGGTTTATCTCTCCGCCAGTCCGCTCCTGGCGCTGACATTGACCCTTGTCGCCTATCAGGTCGGTTTCTGGATCTATCGGCGTGCGGGATTTAACCCGCTTCTCAATCCGGTGCTGATCGCCGTTGTGTTGTTGGTCAGCCTGCTGCTTGTCACCGATACCCAATATTCGGTCTATTTCGAAGGGGCCCAGTTCGTTCATTTCATGTTGGGGCCCGCAACAGTGGCGTTGGCTTTGCCACTTTATCGGCAGCTTGAGCGGGTCCGCCGCTCATCGATTGCGATTCTGGCCAGTTTGCTTGCCGGGTCTCTCACGGCGGCCATCAGTGCTGTCGGCATTGCCGCTCTGTTTGGGGCCAGCAAGGAAACACTGGTGTCCCTTGCGCCAAAGTCGGTGACTGCGCCGGTTGCGATGGGGATCAGTGAACAGCTGGGTGGATTGCCGTCGCTGACGGCGGTTCTGGTGATCCTGACCGGGATCACTGGGGCTGCTCTTGGTCCGTTACTATTGAACCTGATGGGAGTAAAGGACATGGCCGCTCGCGGATTGGCCATCGGTACTGCGTCACACGGCATTGGGACAGCCCGTGCGCTGCAAGTCAGCGAATTGGCGGGTGCATTTTCCGGTCTCGCTATGGGGCTTAATGCCCTCGCAACAGCGACCCTTCTTCCCTTGGTTTGGAAGTTGTTTTTCTGA
- a CDS encoding vWA domain-containing protein, with translation MTAIRSRITDNIVYFARTLRKAGVPVGPASVVDAVQAVEVSGIGNRDDLYWTLHAVFVRKREHRILFDEAFRVYWQSRGLIEKMLAILSPVAPPRGAPEKPKAGQTRVAQAFQANKERVAEETRPEIEVDAKFTVSGKELLQSKDFAQMTAEEINDAKKALASMALTMDKIRLRRLVPAHSGKVDPRRTLRASMRAGGDIIDLKFRQPAEKRPPLVALCDISGSMSQYSRLLLHFLHAVTAERRDVHTFLFGTRLSNVTRQLRMKDPDEALEACSEGVQDWSGGTRIASALHDFNRHWSRRVLSGKPTVLLITDGLERDSDEDLAREMDRLHRSCRRLIWLNPLLRFEGFEAKAKGIRAMLPHVDEFRAVHSLEAVADLVSALTGKQSDSKSANPKSWLKRQS, from the coding sequence ATGACCGCAATCCGTTCCCGCATTACAGACAACATCGTTTATTTCGCCCGCACGCTGCGCAAGGCTGGCGTGCCGGTTGGCCCGGCTTCCGTGGTCGATGCGGTTCAGGCCGTCGAAGTGTCGGGCATCGGCAATCGCGATGATCTCTACTGGACCCTGCATGCCGTTTTTGTGCGCAAGCGGGAACATCGCATCCTGTTTGATGAAGCGTTCCGGGTCTACTGGCAAAGCCGGGGCTTGATCGAAAAGATGCTGGCGATCCTGTCACCTGTTGCTCCACCGAGAGGTGCACCCGAAAAGCCCAAGGCGGGGCAGACACGGGTTGCCCAGGCGTTTCAGGCCAACAAGGAACGGGTCGCGGAAGAAACCCGGCCGGAAATCGAGGTTGATGCCAAATTCACGGTGTCGGGCAAGGAACTCCTCCAGAGCAAAGACTTTGCCCAGATGACCGCCGAGGAGATCAATGACGCCAAAAAGGCGCTCGCCTCAATGGCGCTCACCATGGACAAAATCCGGCTCCGCAGGCTGGTCCCTGCACACTCTGGAAAGGTGGACCCGCGCCGCACCTTGCGGGCGTCGATGCGGGCCGGCGGGGATATCATTGACCTGAAGTTCCGCCAACCAGCCGAAAAGCGCCCACCGTTGGTCGCGCTCTGCGACATTTCCGGTTCCATGAGCCAATATTCACGCCTGCTTCTGCATTTCCTCCATGCGGTCACCGCCGAACGACGGGACGTGCATACATTCCTGTTCGGAACACGGTTGAGCAATGTTACGCGTCAATTGCGGATGAAGGATCCGGACGAAGCGCTGGAAGCGTGTTCTGAAGGGGTTCAGGATTGGTCCGGCGGCACGCGCATCGCCTCGGCTCTTCATGACTTCAACCGGCATTGGTCCCGGCGGGTCCTCTCCGGCAAACCGACCGTGTTGTTGATCACCGACGGTCTTGAGCGCGATTCCGATGAGGATCTGGCGCGCGAGATGGACCGGCTGCACCGGTCTTGCCGCCGCCTGATCTGGCTTAATCCGCTTCTGCGGTTCGAAGGCTTTGAAGCCAAGGCCAAGGGTATCCGGGCCATGCTCCCGCATGTCGATGAATTCCGGGCGGTGCACAGCCTTGAGGCCGTCGCGGACCTTGTCAGCGCACTAACGGGCAAACAGTCAGACAGCAAATCCGCAAATCCCAAGTCTTGGCTAAAGCGCCAGAGCTAA
- a CDS encoding AAA family ATPase produces MPQSAIPATIDETLQLMDEAGYVADRSLATVLHLALKMKRPLFLEGEAGVGKTEIAKVLSSTLGRDLIRLQCYEGLDIASAVYEWNYPAQMVEIRVAEASGDTEHSELSKSIFDEKFLIKRPVLQALEPSLNGAPVFLIDELDRADEAFEAFLLEVLADNQVSIPELGTVKAEEPPIVIITTNRTREIHDALKRRCLYHWVDYPDAERELEIVRRKVPGASERLAGEVVAFVQKLRTEEDLFKQPGVAETLDWATALSELNEIALDPDMASDTLGVLLKYQDDIERVRGSKVRQMIDDIRKDEPRPQSMPAL; encoded by the coding sequence ATGCCGCAATCTGCCATTCCAGCGACGATCGACGAAACGCTCCAGTTGATGGACGAGGCCGGCTATGTTGCCGACCGGTCCCTTGCCACGGTTCTGCACCTTGCGCTGAAAATGAAACGTCCCTTGTTTCTAGAAGGCGAAGCAGGTGTCGGGAAGACCGAGATCGCAAAAGTGTTGTCATCAACACTTGGCCGCGACCTTATTCGCCTGCAATGTTACGAAGGGCTCGACATTGCGTCCGCGGTGTACGAGTGGAACTACCCGGCACAGATGGTTGAGATCCGGGTCGCGGAAGCCTCCGGCGATACCGAGCACTCCGAGCTTTCAAAGTCCATCTTCGATGAAAAATTCCTAATCAAGCGCCCGGTCCTTCAGGCCCTTGAGCCGTCTCTGAACGGCGCTCCAGTGTTTCTCATCGACGAACTGGACAGGGCGGACGAAGCCTTTGAAGCATTCCTTTTGGAAGTGCTCGCCGACAATCAGGTGTCCATTCCGGAGCTTGGCACCGTCAAGGCCGAGGAACCGCCGATCGTCATCATCACGACCAACCGGACCCGGGAAATCCACGACGCGCTTAAGCGCCGCTGTCTGTATCATTGGGTGGATTATCCAGACGCGGAGCGCGAACTGGAAATCGTCCGCCGCAAGGTGCCCGGCGCCTCCGAACGCCTGGCCGGTGAAGTTGTTGCCTTTGTCCAAAAGCTGCGCACGGAAGAAGACCTCTTCAAGCAGCCCGGTGTGGCAGAAACCCTTGACTGGGCCACCGCCCTTTCGGAGCTGAATGAAATCGCCCTTGATCCGGACATGGCCTCCGACACGCTCGGCGTTCTTCTGAAGTATCAGGACGACATCGAACGGGTCCGCGGCTCGAAGGTCCGGCAGATGATCGACGACATTCGCAAGGACGAACCGCGTCCCCAGTCCATGCCGGCCCTTTGA
- the ftrA gene encoding transcriptional regulator FtrA, translated as MPNTDLAFQSPANAPNKRVVALAYDGLCLFEFGICCELFGLKRPEMGEDWYSFEVASLDPGQPLRASNGVRVEVDGGLDLLKEAGTILIPGWSGINDPIPGRLRDALCQAHANGARLLSICSGVFVLAATGLLEGKQVTTHWRYSEALSARYPDLVTVPNVLYTDNGQILTSAGSAAGIDLCLHLIRRDFGPSAANSVARRLVVPPHREGGQAQFVDTSVQVPNEANRFGPLFDYLRANLSGNHTIKSLAARSGMSERTFLRRFESATGTTPARWVTRVRLQKAKDLLEESGLSIDKIADQTGFGTAATMRHHFREMLGTSPTRHRRLFQSTSKQT; from the coding sequence ATGCCAAATACGGATCTTGCCTTTCAATCTCCGGCCAACGCACCCAACAAGCGCGTGGTCGCCCTTGCGTATGACGGCTTATGCCTATTCGAATTCGGCATTTGCTGCGAGCTCTTTGGCCTAAAACGACCGGAGATGGGAGAGGATTGGTACAGTTTTGAGGTGGCCAGCCTTGATCCGGGACAACCACTGAGGGCCTCTAATGGTGTCCGGGTGGAAGTGGATGGCGGTCTGGACCTCTTGAAAGAGGCAGGAACAATTCTCATTCCCGGCTGGTCCGGCATCAATGATCCGATCCCCGGGCGATTGCGAGATGCTCTTTGCCAGGCGCATGCCAACGGCGCGCGTTTGCTGTCGATTTGTTCGGGCGTCTTTGTGCTTGCTGCAACTGGCCTTCTAGAAGGCAAGCAAGTGACGACACATTGGCGGTATAGCGAGGCCTTGTCGGCGCGGTACCCGGATCTCGTGACCGTCCCCAATGTCCTTTATACCGACAACGGCCAGATCCTGACATCGGCCGGAAGTGCTGCAGGAATTGACCTCTGCCTTCATCTCATCCGCCGCGACTTTGGCCCATCAGCTGCAAACAGCGTGGCGCGGCGGCTTGTCGTTCCGCCCCACCGGGAAGGCGGACAGGCACAGTTCGTCGACACCAGTGTTCAGGTACCAAATGAAGCAAACCGCTTCGGCCCGTTGTTCGACTACCTGCGCGCAAATCTTTCAGGAAATCATACGATCAAGAGCCTCGCCGCACGGTCAGGCATGAGCGAACGGACATTTCTGCGCCGGTTTGAAAGTGCAACGGGAACGACCCCTGCCCGCTGGGTTACGCGTGTACGGCTTCAAAAGGCCAAGGACTTGCTCGAAGAAAGCGGTCTCTCAATCGACAAGATTGCAGATCAGACCGGGTTTGGGACGGCTGCTACAATGCGCCACCACTTCCGGGAAATGCTTGGCACTTCGCCGACCCGCCACAGGCGCCTGTTCCAAAGTACCAGCAAACAGACCTAG
- a CDS encoding rhodanese-like domain-containing protein, with product MSFVTDIPPASSPDAARHFSARLSFETDCADVADALASGRVDFVLLHVVGSAETFARKHIPGALHLPHRNITAERMTDWPEDTVFVTYCAGPHCNGADRAAVKLAELGRPVKIMIGGLTGWEDEGFAFAGSEVTAAAE from the coding sequence ATGAGTTTTGTGACCGATATCCCGCCAGCATCTTCCCCGGACGCTGCCCGTCACTTTTCGGCACGCCTTAGCTTTGAAACGGACTGCGCGGATGTCGCAGACGCCCTTGCCTCTGGCCGCGTGGACTTTGTGCTTCTTCACGTCGTCGGATCGGCCGAGACCTTTGCAAGGAAGCATATTCCAGGGGCGTTGCATTTGCCGCATCGGAACATCACGGCAGAGCGCATGACGGATTGGCCAGAGGACACGGTTTTTGTGACGTATTGCGCTGGGCCACATTGCAACGGAGCAGATCGGGCTGCTGTGAAGCTCGCAGAACTCGGCCGTCCCGTAAAGATCATGATTGGCGGTCTGACCGGTTGGGAAGATGAGGGCTTTGCTTTTGCTGGTTCTGAAGTGACCGCTGCAGCAGAGTAA
- a CDS encoding c-type cytochrome, translating into MSGPALAASGIYPTDPASLASGREIAEIHCAACHAVAADDESALEGAPPFRELSSLYPLDSLEESLAEGIVTAHENMPEIAFEPGDIDAFLGYLTSIQAK; encoded by the coding sequence TTGAGCGGACCGGCTCTTGCAGCCAGTGGCATATATCCGACGGATCCGGCCAGTCTTGCGAGCGGCCGCGAAATAGCGGAGATCCATTGTGCCGCCTGCCATGCTGTGGCAGCTGACGATGAAAGCGCCCTGGAAGGCGCGCCGCCGTTCAGGGAGCTCTCCAGCCTTTATCCACTGGATAGTCTTGAAGAAAGCCTCGCTGAAGGCATCGTCACTGCGCACGAAAACATGCCAGAAATTGCCTTCGAGCCGGGTGACATTGATGCCTTTTTGGGCTATCTGACGTCCATCCAAGCAAAATGA
- a CDS encoding usg protein, with the protein MTVDSDFEKRLLGYGLLTAEILYRMPDHPRLLQSFLWQTEDLAPKFPELTRFLTFWEREIEGRIHAVRVAHQNLIEPAEFRYADGEFVMH; encoded by the coding sequence ATGACAGTTGATTCAGACTTTGAAAAACGGTTGCTCGGATACGGTTTGCTGACCGCGGAAATACTCTACCGGATGCCGGATCACCCAAGGTTGTTGCAGTCCTTCTTGTGGCAGACAGAGGATTTGGCACCGAAATTCCCTGAGCTGACCCGTTTTTTAACGTTCTGGGAACGGGAGATCGAGGGCCGGATCCATGCGGTCCGCGTTGCGCATCAGAACCTGATCGAGCCAGCGGAATTTCGGTACGCCGACGGTGAATTCGTGATGCACTAG
- a CDS encoding tRNA1(Val) (adenine(37)-N6)-methyltransferase, whose amino-acid sequence MTGQNHPSSSDKDVEITRDAFLGGKVYVHQPKHGRHRAGLDAVYLAAALPDGLSGHIVDLGAGVGTAGFCAAARLPEISVTAVELDQTVLDLAREGLTDPANSAFADRIHLLEADITAKGRMRHAAGLKSSMADHVIMNPPYYEANRFRASPKTARAGAHMLDERGLEPWVKTATDIVKVGGTLTIIFRADGLSEILNVLSGRFGAIDVIPLRPRPDAAATRVLVRAVRASKAPLTLLPGFVLHDGPGNEFTPEAKTILRDGRGLGIPLRR is encoded by the coding sequence ATGACGGGCCAAAACCACCCCTCCAGCTCGGACAAGGATGTGGAGATTACCAGGGATGCCTTTTTGGGCGGCAAAGTCTATGTGCACCAGCCCAAACATGGCCGCCACCGCGCGGGACTTGATGCGGTTTACCTCGCCGCGGCTTTGCCCGATGGCCTGAGCGGTCACATTGTGGATCTCGGCGCAGGTGTCGGGACAGCGGGTTTTTGCGCAGCTGCCCGCTTGCCGGAGATTTCGGTCACCGCGGTAGAGCTCGATCAGACGGTCCTTGATCTTGCGCGGGAAGGTCTCACCGATCCTGCCAATAGCGCATTTGCCGACCGTATCCACCTCCTGGAAGCTGATATCACGGCCAAGGGACGTATGCGCCATGCAGCGGGACTTAAGTCCAGCATGGCTGATCACGTCATCATGAACCCGCCTTATTATGAGGCGAACCGGTTCCGCGCCTCGCCCAAGACGGCCCGTGCCGGAGCACATATGCTCGATGAGCGGGGCCTGGAACCCTGGGTAAAAACTGCAACTGACATTGTGAAAGTTGGCGGCACACTGACCATCATCTTTCGCGCAGACGGCTTAAGTGAAATTCTGAACGTCCTCTCTGGCCGGTTCGGTGCGATTGACGTGATCCCCCTGCGGCCACGTCCTGATGCAGCGGCAACACGTGTTCTGGTCCGGGCAGTGCGGGCGAGCAAAGCGCCGCTCACACTGCTGCCAGGCTTCGTTCTTCACGACGGTCCCGGCAACGAATTCACACCGGAGGCAAAAACCATCTTGCGGGATGGTCGCGGGCTCGGCATTCCGCTCCGCCGCTGA
- a CDS encoding putative signal transducing protein: MEELVRTNEPVLISFLESLLGEADIKHFVADGNMSILEGSLAMIPRRILVDSDQIEKARMLVREAGLEHELRLEGE; this comes from the coding sequence ATGGAAGAACTTGTAAGAACAAACGAACCTGTCCTGATCTCGTTTCTGGAATCGCTGCTTGGAGAGGCTGATATCAAGCATTTTGTCGCAGACGGCAATATGAGCATTCTGGAGGGCTCACTCGCCATGATTCCACGTAGGATTCTGGTCGACAGTGATCAGATCGAAAAAGCACGCATGCTCGTACGCGAAGCGGGATTGGAACACGAGTTGCGTCTTGAAGGCGAATGA
- a CDS encoding polyprenyl synthetase family protein, with product MAVVATLSDNETPRASIQPLVDLVAPGMADVNELILSKAGSNVDLIPEIAKHLISSGGKRLRPMLTLAFADMFGYQGSGHVILAASVEFMHTATLLHDDVVDESDMRRGKLAARKLWGNQASVLVGDYLLGQAFKMMVDTGSLEALRILSEASAIIAEGEVLQLGASKNIETTEAEYLRVIEAKTAALFAAAAEVGPEIAGQNDVMRKAARTYGLELGYAFQMVDDALDYGGSSADLGKDVGDDFREGKITLPVVLAVARGTDQDRAFWKRCMEGDNVTDDDLAEAIELLKKFDAIAETVQRARTYGDNALKALDQLPACAHTDALADAVAFCIARVS from the coding sequence GTGGCCGTGGTCGCAACCTTGTCTGACAATGAAACGCCTCGCGCAAGCATCCAGCCTCTCGTGGACCTGGTGGCGCCCGGCATGGCGGACGTGAATGAACTGATCCTTTCCAAGGCCGGGTCCAATGTGGATCTGATCCCGGAAATAGCAAAGCATCTGATTTCTTCTGGCGGCAAGCGTTTGCGTCCGATGCTGACGCTCGCCTTTGCCGACATGTTCGGATACCAAGGCAGTGGTCATGTGATCCTCGCGGCCAGCGTGGAGTTCATGCACACAGCAACGCTGCTTCATGACGATGTCGTCGACGAGAGCGACATGCGCCGGGGCAAACTTGCGGCCCGCAAGCTTTGGGGCAATCAGGCGAGTGTTCTGGTGGGGGATTATCTCCTGGGCCAGGCGTTCAAGATGATGGTCGACACCGGCTCTCTGGAAGCACTGCGCATTCTGTCTGAGGCATCGGCCATTATCGCTGAAGGGGAAGTGCTTCAGCTCGGTGCGTCGAAAAACATCGAGACGACAGAAGCCGAGTATTTGAGGGTCATTGAGGCGAAGACCGCAGCACTGTTTGCTGCTGCAGCCGAAGTCGGTCCGGAAATCGCCGGCCAAAATGACGTGATGCGCAAAGCTGCACGAACTTACGGCCTAGAGCTTGGCTACGCATTCCAGATGGTGGACGATGCACTCGATTATGGTGGCTCATCCGCGGATCTCGGCAAGGATGTTGGAGACGATTTCCGGGAGGGCAAGATCACTCTGCCGGTGGTACTTGCAGTCGCGCGCGGCACCGATCAGGATCGGGCCTTCTGGAAGCGCTGTATGGAAGGCGACAATGTCACGGATGATGATCTCGCCGAGGCCATCGAGCTCCTGAAAAAATTCGACGCTATTGCGGAAACCGTTCAGCGGGCCCGGACCTATGGCGACAATGCCCTCAAAGCGTTGGATCAATTGCCTGCGTGTGCTCACACGGACGCTCTCGCAGATGCCGTGGCGTTCTGCATCGCGCGTGTAAGCTAA